GGCCTACGACTACGGCGCACGCGCAACCAAACGCTGGCCCGCCAAGCACGACAATATCCTCTGGTACACGAAAGATCCGAAACAATACACCTTCAACCTGAACGAGAGCGACCGAATTCCCTACATGGCTCCGGGCTTGGTGGGTGCGAAAAAAGCGGCGCGCGGCAAGACGCCCACTGACGTCTGGTGGCACACCATCGTCTCGCCTACAGGCAAGGAGAAGACCGGCTACGCCACGCAGAAGCCACTGGGAATTCTCGAGCGAATCGTGCGCGTCCACTCAAACTCCGGCGACGCGGTGCTCGATTTTTTTGCCGGCAGCGGAACGACCGGCGTGGCGGCAGCCAAACACGATCGCAGCTTCATCATGGTCGACGAGAGCGCCCCGGCCATTGCCGTAATGGAGAAGCGGCTCGCGCCCTACAATCCGCGAAGGGAGGCTTTGCCGCTCCCCAAGGTCCGAAAGGCTAGCCGCGCGCCTGCTTCTCGGCGAAGTCGCCAATAACCGGCAGCTTGTACCGCTCGCCCTTGCTTGCCTTCAAAATAATGAACAACCAGATCAAAAAGAGACCGACGCCGATAACCAGATGCACCAGCGAAAACAGCAGAATAATCCCCGGAACGAAGTGCATCGCAATCTCCGCGAAGCTGATGATCGCCTGCAGCACAAACGCAGCGACGCATAATCCAATCGACTGCCACGAGTGAAACTTGACCAGAGGCATCTTGTTGTAGGGCTCAAGCACCAGAAAGATAATTGCTGGAATAATCGTAAGGTAGGCGATCGCCGCGGCCGCATTCTCCGAAAGTCCCGAACCAGTCGCAACCGGCGGAGCCGCAACGTACGCGGGCGGAACCGTAGAGTAACCCGAGGGAACATCCGTGTAGTTCGTTGGCGGCGGCACGCTTGAACTTGCAGAGGTGGCCGCCGCCGCAAGGGGCGCACCGCAACTGTTACAAAATGCACTCTG
This Tunturibacter gelidoferens DNA region includes the following protein-coding sequences:
- a CDS encoding DNA-methyltransferase, whose product is MNRIVQGDNLVVLQSLATASVELIYVDPPFNTGKRQSRTQMKTIRDEAGDRTGFGGRRYRTEVLEQQSGGAGYGDSFDDFLGFLRPRLIEAHRVLSTTGSLFFHIDYREVHYCKVMLDEIFGRDCFQNEIIWAYDYGARATKRWPAKHDNILWYTKDPKQYTFNLNESDRIPYMAPGLVGAKKAARGKTPTDVWWHTIVSPTGKEKTGYATQKPLGILERIVRVHSNSGDAVLDFFAGSGTTGVAAAKHDRSFIMVDESAPAIAVMEKRLAPYNPRREALPLPKVRKASRAPASRRSRQ